A genome region from Panthera uncia isolate 11264 chromosome A3 unlocalized genomic scaffold, Puncia_PCG_1.0 HiC_scaffold_11, whole genome shotgun sequence includes the following:
- the CSTL1 gene encoding cystatin-like 1, which produces MGVGCWRNPLLLLAALVLAARLGHFQRWEGFQEKSTSMKNMNSTLKFFIETYNNASNDTYLFQVDKLLRSQMQLTTGVEYMVTVKISRTKCERNGTRNHSCPIQNKKKLKKSFICDFLVYTVPWMNYYQLWSNSCLEA; this is translated from the exons ATGGGAGTTGGATGCTGGAGGAATCCTCTGTTGCTGTTGGCTGCTCTCGTCCTGGCAGCCAGGCTGGGTCACTTTCAAAGGTGGGAAGGCTTCCAGGAGAAGTCCACGAGCatgaaaaacatgaattcaaCCCTCAAGTTCTTCATTGAAACCTACAACAATGCTAGCAATGACACCTACTTATTTCAAGTTGACAAGCTACTTCGAAGTCAGATGCAG CTGACGACTGGAGTGGAGTATATGGTCACTGTGAAGATTAGCCGGACCAAATGTGAGAGGAATGGCACAAGGAACCATTCATGCcccattcaaaacaaaaaaaagctgaaaaag agtttcatttgtgattttttggTGTACACTGTGCCCTGGATGAACTACTACCAACTCTGGAGCAACTCCTGTCTCGAGGCTTGA